Proteins encoded together in one Hymenobacter monticola window:
- a CDS encoding formimidoylglutamase, translating into MNLALFFDPLPETLTAAAPAPTTLAAYATRFTETFPDWRAADLALIGLDEWRGSTIGHPSRHGANEVRQRFYSLQKGSGAVRLVDLGNLRPGLTLEDTYQRLREIVAALIEENTVPILLGGSHDLDYGQFLAYETQNRAISFALVDSRPDMAEPGPGTAPEDSHLRRMLVHEPNFVFSLAHLAHQQYLTPPEVLVALEKMHFETMSVGEVRADRRMAEPLVRQADFMSVDIAAIRWQDAPGYYPAYPFGLGNEEATQLCWYAGHNEQLSSFGLYGYRTDQDVNGLAAATLATMLWYFVEGFYHRRPETGFGTFRFLTYTVVLPGNPDKLVFYKSRRAEKWWMEVERLGDNATKRVVPCTYEDYLNASQGDLPQRWIRLQALLS; encoded by the coding sequence ATGAACCTGGCCCTGTTTTTTGACCCGCTGCCGGAAACGCTGACCGCTGCTGCGCCCGCCCCTACCACGCTGGCCGCCTACGCCACCCGCTTCACCGAAACGTTTCCGGACTGGCGCGCGGCCGACCTGGCCCTCATCGGGCTGGACGAGTGGCGCGGCAGCACCATCGGCCACCCCAGCCGCCACGGCGCCAACGAGGTGCGCCAACGCTTCTACAGCCTGCAGAAAGGCAGCGGCGCCGTGCGCCTCGTCGACCTGGGCAACCTGCGCCCTGGCCTCACGCTGGAAGACACCTACCAGCGCCTGCGCGAGATAGTGGCCGCCCTGATTGAGGAAAACACGGTGCCCATCCTGCTCGGCGGCAGCCACGACCTCGACTACGGCCAGTTCCTGGCCTACGAAACCCAGAACCGCGCCATCAGCTTCGCCCTGGTCGACTCGCGGCCCGACATGGCCGAGCCCGGCCCCGGCACCGCGCCAGAAGACAGCCACCTGCGCCGCATGCTGGTGCACGAGCCCAACTTCGTGTTCAGCCTGGCCCACTTGGCCCACCAGCAGTACCTCACGCCGCCCGAAGTGCTGGTGGCGCTGGAGAAAATGCACTTCGAAACCATGAGTGTGGGCGAGGTGCGGGCCGACCGTCGCATGGCCGAGCCGCTGGTACGTCAGGCCGATTTTATGAGCGTTGACATCGCCGCCATCCGTTGGCAGGACGCGCCCGGCTACTACCCCGCCTACCCTTTCGGGCTCGGCAACGAGGAAGCCACGCAGCTGTGCTGGTACGCCGGCCACAACGAGCAGCTGAGCTCCTTCGGCCTCTACGGCTACCGCACCGACCAGGACGTGAACGGTTTAGCAGCGGCCACGCTGGCCACCATGCTCTGGTATTTCGTGGAAGGCTTCTACCACCGCCGGCCCGAAACGGGCTTTGGCACCTTCCGCTTCCTTACTTACACCGTGGTGCTGCCCGGCAACCCCGACAAGCTGGTGTTCTACAAATCGCGCCGCGCCGAGAAGTGGTGGATGGAAGTGGAACGCCTCGGCGACAACGCCACCAAGCGTGTGGTGCCCTGCACCTACGAAGACTACTTGAACGCCTCGCAAGGCGACCTGCCGCAACGTTGGATTCGGCTGCAGGCGCTGCTGAGCTGA
- a CDS encoding cytochrome b5 domain-containing protein — MTVPESPTNLPTYTARQLALRNGQDRDEIWVAYQGQIYDVSRSRLWQRGKHYEHWAGQDLTAELDKDAPHTANVFDNFPVVGQLV; from the coding sequence ATGACCGTTCCAGAAAGCCCAACTAATCTGCCCACCTACACCGCCCGCCAGCTCGCCCTGCGCAATGGGCAGGACCGCGACGAAATTTGGGTAGCTTACCAAGGGCAGATTTACGACGTGAGCCGCTCGCGGCTGTGGCAGCGTGGCAAGCACTATGAGCACTGGGCCGGCCAGGACCTCACGGCTGAGCTTGACAAAGACGCGCCGCATACGGCCAACGTATTCGACAATTTCCCTGTTGTGGGCCAACTCGTGTAG
- a CDS encoding DUF389 domain-containing protein: protein MHRTFTLTIPAAATEPLCQQLEKLPEVIGLSVQPGGSRKPAGDVLTLQVLNRGADEVLRLARAAVPNDDQLSIATAEIASIISPADHSQIKADQDEAIWEEMIAGLCYSARINANYLSLMALGGLLAAIGLVSDPVPQTIAFISSSIIAPGFEPLAKMPLGLVLRNWNLAGRGVASTAVGYAVFVLAAFLTMHALLATGAATVADLVGNAEVESLRHPGVKELSVAGAGALAGILILAAYRRSIIAGPLIALALMPAAALIGSGLAIGQLGLAGEGLERTLADAGFILVAGLLVFGLKQLLQHQRQPIE from the coding sequence ATGCATCGCACCTTCACGCTCACCATCCCTGCGGCGGCCACCGAACCCCTCTGCCAACAGCTCGAAAAATTGCCCGAAGTCATCGGCCTGAGCGTGCAGCCGGGCGGCTCGCGCAAGCCGGCAGGCGATGTGCTCACGCTGCAAGTCCTTAACCGGGGCGCCGACGAAGTGCTCCGCCTGGCCCGCGCTGCCGTGCCGAACGACGACCAGTTGTCGATAGCCACGGCCGAAATTGCCAGCATCATTTCCCCCGCCGACCACTCCCAGATAAAGGCCGACCAAGACGAAGCCATTTGGGAAGAAATGATTGCCGGCCTCTGCTACAGCGCCCGCATCAACGCCAATTACCTTTCCCTCATGGCCTTGGGCGGGCTGCTGGCGGCCATCGGCCTCGTGTCCGACCCCGTGCCGCAAACCATCGCCTTCATCTCTTCCAGCATCATCGCCCCGGGCTTTGAGCCGCTGGCCAAGATGCCGCTGGGCCTGGTGCTGCGCAACTGGAACCTCGCGGGCCGGGGCGTGGCCTCCACTGCGGTGGGCTACGCCGTGTTTGTGCTGGCCGCGTTCCTGACCATGCACGCGCTGCTGGCCACCGGCGCCGCCACCGTGGCCGACCTTGTGGGCAATGCCGAGGTAGAAAGCCTGCGCCACCCCGGCGTGAAGGAGCTGAGCGTGGCCGGCGCCGGGGCCCTGGCGGGCATCCTCATATTGGCGGCTTACCGGCGCAGCATCATCGCTGGTCCGCTCATTGCCTTGGCGCTCATGCCGGCCGCGGCCCTCATTGGCAGCGGCCTGGCCATCGGCCAGCTTGGCTTGGCTGGCGAAGGCCTGGAACGCACCCTAGCCGATGCCGGCTTTATTCTGGTGGCGGGCCTGCTGGTGTTTGGGCTGAAGCAGCTGCTGCAGCACCAGCGCCAACCGATTGAATAA
- the era gene encoding GTPase Era has protein sequence MNPETKPHRAGFVSIIGKPNVGKSTLMNALVGERLSIVTSKAQTTRHRILGILNGDDFQLIYSDTPGIIQPKYELHNAMMSFVYSSLEDADVVLFVTDIYEKHDEEPVVERLRKMVDTPIILLVNKIDQAEQADVEAKLVYWKELLPNAAEVLPISALNAFGTERVLQMVLERLPVHPPYYPKDELTDKPERFFAAEMVREKIFKLYKKEIPYSCEVVIEEFKEEDAIIRIRGIIYVERSSQKGIVIGQGGEALKKVGTWAREEMEKFFLKKVFLELHVKVNENWRTDAKALSRFGYQ, from the coding sequence GTGAACCCCGAAACCAAACCCCACCGCGCCGGCTTTGTGAGCATCATTGGCAAGCCCAACGTGGGCAAGTCGACGCTGATGAACGCGCTGGTGGGCGAGCGGCTCAGCATCGTCACGAGCAAGGCCCAGACCACGCGCCACCGCATCCTGGGCATCCTGAATGGCGATGACTTCCAGCTGATTTATTCCGACACGCCCGGCATCATTCAGCCCAAGTACGAGCTGCACAACGCCATGATGAGCTTCGTGTACTCGTCGCTGGAAGATGCCGACGTGGTGCTGTTCGTGACAGACATCTACGAAAAGCACGACGAAGAGCCCGTGGTGGAGCGCCTGCGCAAGATGGTGGATACGCCCATCATCCTGCTGGTCAACAAAATAGACCAGGCCGAGCAGGCCGACGTGGAAGCCAAGCTGGTCTACTGGAAAGAGCTGCTGCCCAACGCCGCCGAGGTGCTGCCCATCTCGGCGCTCAATGCCTTCGGCACCGAGCGCGTGCTGCAAATGGTGCTGGAACGTCTGCCGGTACATCCGCCGTATTATCCAAAAGACGAACTAACCGACAAGCCCGAGCGTTTTTTCGCCGCCGAGATGGTGCGCGAGAAAATCTTCAAGCTCTACAAAAAGGAGATTCCCTACAGCTGCGAGGTTGTTATTGAAGAGTTTAAAGAGGAAGACGCCATCATTCGCATTCGCGGCATCATCTACGTCGAGCGCAGCAGCCAAAAGGGCATCGTCATCGGGCAGGGCGGCGAGGCGCTGAAAAAAGTAGGCACTTGGGCGCGCGAGGAAATGGAGAAGTTTTTCCTAAAAAAGGTATTCCTAGAATTGCACGTGAAAGTGAACGAGAACTGGCGTACGGACGCAAAAGCACTTTCACGCTTCGGGTACCAATAA
- a CDS encoding PRC-barrel domain-containing protein, translated as METSILRRLRDLTDFEVADGNPDVRGWTVRGGDGQALGTVYELIVEPEAMKVRYLDIELDGRFHINEHENHILLPIGVAALDTDDDNVFVPALTAESVLNYPPYVEIQITREYEEAMLRALGQESGASNPRFYEQESFDADSFYSRRRAS; from the coding sequence ATGGAAACCTCCATCCTGCGCCGCTTGCGCGACCTAACCGATTTTGAAGTGGCCGACGGCAACCCCGACGTGCGCGGCTGGACCGTGCGTGGCGGCGACGGCCAGGCCCTCGGCACCGTATACGAATTGATTGTGGAGCCCGAGGCCATGAAGGTGCGCTACCTCGACATTGAGCTCGATGGCCGTTTCCACATCAATGAGCACGAAAACCACATCCTGCTGCCCATCGGTGTGGCCGCCCTCGATACCGATGACGACAACGTTTTCGTGCCCGCCCTCACGGCCGAGTCGGTGTTGAATTACCCGCCCTACGTCGAAATCCAAATCACCCGCGAGTACGAAGAAGCTATGCTGCGGGCGCTGGGCCAAGAGTCAGGCGCCAGCAACCCACGCTTCTACGAGCAGGAGTCGTTCGATGCCGACAGCTTCTACAGCCGCCGTCGGGCTTCGTAG
- the murQ gene encoding N-acetylmuramic acid 6-phosphate etherase, which yields MTTEAPSEFNHLETLSTPELLAGMNRLDHTVPDTVAKALPQIEALVDATVARLAAGGRLFYIGAGTSGRLGVVDASECPPTFGVPAGLVVGIMAGGDGAIRQAVEGAEDDAEQAWIDLQKHDINSKDVLVGIAASGRTPYVIGGLNKARAAGLATGCVVCNAGSAVAAAAEFPVEVVTGPEFLTGSTRLKAGTAQKLVLNMLTTATFIRLGRVKGNKMVDMQLSNEKLVHRGEKMLMDELGIAEAEAVQLLKQHGSVRAALEATKQ from the coding sequence ATGACCACCGAAGCTCCCTCCGAATTCAACCACCTCGAAACCCTCTCCACCCCCGAGTTGCTGGCCGGCATGAACCGCCTCGACCACACGGTACCAGACACTGTGGCCAAAGCCCTGCCGCAGATTGAGGCACTGGTGGACGCCACTGTGGCGCGATTGGCCGCCGGCGGGCGCTTGTTTTACATCGGGGCCGGCACCAGCGGGCGGCTGGGCGTGGTGGATGCCTCGGAGTGTCCGCCCACGTTTGGCGTGCCGGCGGGCCTGGTGGTGGGCATCATGGCCGGCGGCGACGGCGCCATTCGCCAAGCCGTGGAAGGCGCCGAGGACGACGCCGAACAAGCTTGGATTGACCTGCAAAAGCACGATATCAACTCCAAAGACGTGCTGGTGGGCATTGCCGCTTCGGGCCGCACGCCCTACGTCATCGGCGGGCTGAACAAGGCGCGGGCCGCCGGCTTGGCCACCGGCTGCGTGGTGTGCAACGCTGGCTCGGCCGTAGCCGCCGCCGCCGAGTTTCCGGTGGAAGTGGTGACGGGGCCGGAGTTCCTGACGGGCAGCACCCGCCTCAAGGCTGGCACGGCGCAGAAGCTGGTGCTCAACATGCTCACCACCGCCACATTCATCCGCCTGGGCCGCGTGAAGGGCAACAAGATGGTGGACATGCAGCTTTCGAATGAAAAGCTGGTGCACCGCGGCGAAAAGATGCTGATGGACGAACTGGGAATTGCCGAAGCCGAGGCCGTGCAACTACTGAAGCAACACGGCAGCGTACGGGCCGCTCTGGAAGCCACGAAGCAGTAG
- the hemH gene encoding ferrochelatase, producing the protein MNSPATPTRRIGVLLVNLGTPDSPSTPDVRRYLNEFLTDGRVIDMPAAVRYPLFQGLVVPLRAPKSAKIYQQLWDDERGSPLLFHGLDLQARLKEVLGKEYVVAFGMRYQKPSIEKALEELRDAAVDRIIVLPLFPQYASASTGSVQEKVMDIVKDWWIVPNISFISTFADDPGFISSFAARGKAEMARHDYDHVVFSYHGIPERHVLKGSFKGYCKLGTCCASYNKNNRYCYRAQCFATSRLLAKELGLRDDQYTVTFQSRLQSRLRDPWLQPYTDEVIKEFPAKGINNVLAFSPAFVADCLETTIEVGEEFKEMFEEAGGKHWQLVPSLNSEPYWVEAVADMIRQN; encoded by the coding sequence ATGAATTCCCCCGCCACTCCCACTCGCCGCATCGGCGTACTTCTTGTCAACCTCGGCACGCCCGACTCGCCCAGCACGCCCGACGTGCGCCGCTACCTCAACGAATTCCTCACCGACGGCCGCGTGATTGACATGCCGGCCGCCGTGCGCTACCCGCTGTTTCAGGGCCTCGTGGTGCCGTTGCGGGCGCCAAAATCAGCCAAAATCTACCAGCAGCTTTGGGATGATGAACGGGGCTCGCCCCTACTCTTCCACGGCCTCGACCTGCAGGCCAGGCTGAAGGAAGTGCTGGGCAAGGAGTACGTGGTAGCCTTCGGGATGCGCTACCAGAAACCCAGCATCGAGAAGGCGCTGGAGGAGCTGCGCGACGCCGCTGTGGACCGCATCATCGTGCTGCCGCTGTTTCCGCAGTATGCCTCGGCCAGCACCGGCTCGGTGCAGGAAAAGGTGATGGACATCGTGAAAGACTGGTGGATAGTGCCGAACATCAGCTTCATCAGCACTTTTGCCGACGACCCGGGCTTCATCAGCAGCTTCGCGGCGCGGGGCAAGGCCGAAATGGCCCGGCATGACTACGACCATGTCGTTTTCAGCTACCACGGTATCCCGGAGCGGCACGTGCTCAAGGGCAGCTTCAAGGGCTACTGCAAGCTGGGCACCTGCTGCGCCAGCTACAACAAAAACAACCGCTACTGCTACCGGGCACAGTGCTTTGCCACCTCGCGCCTGCTGGCCAAAGAGCTGGGCCTGCGCGACGACCAGTACACCGTTACGTTCCAGAGCCGCCTGCAAAGCCGCCTGCGCGACCCCTGGCTGCAGCCCTACACCGACGAAGTCATCAAGGAATTCCCGGCCAAAGGCATCAACAACGTGCTGGCCTTCTCCCCCGCCTTTGTGGCCGACTGCCTGGAAACGACCATCGAAGTAGGCGAGGAATTCAAGGAGATGTTCGAAGAGGCCGGCGGCAAGCACTGGCAGTTGGTGCCCTCACTGAACTCGGAGCCCTACTGGGTAGAGGCCGTGGCCGATATGATTCGGCAGAATTGA
- the der gene encoding ribosome biogenesis GTPase Der, which yields MSKQNTIAIVGRPNVGKSTLFNRLVGQRKAIMDNESGVTRDRHYGYGDWIGKNFTVIDTGGYVHNSEDIFEGEINKQVKLAIEEADVVLFMVDADAGVHGLDEEFANVLRRYQGQKPIYIVANKADTNLRANGVGEFYSLGLAVDEIFAISSQNGHGTGELLDQVVSHFEEPGVEEPESEIPRIAVVGRPNVGKSSLVNLLLGEDRSIVTDIAGTTRDSISARYNAFGNEFILVDTAGLRRKAKVSEDIEFYANMRSLRALEESDVCIVMLDATRGIEAQDVNIITLADKNRKGIVILVNKWDLVEDKQTNTAKEFEAKIMEKLAPIAYPPVIFVSVLNKQRVHKAIETAIEVYQNKRRKIPTSQLNDVMLKEIEKYGPPAIKGKLVRIKYVTQLPTHNPVFAFFCNLPQYVTASYTRYLENRMRENFDFKGVPIGIVFRKK from the coding sequence ATGTCTAAGCAGAACACCATCGCCATCGTGGGGCGGCCCAACGTGGGCAAATCCACGCTATTTAACCGCCTCGTAGGCCAGCGCAAGGCCATTATGGACAACGAGAGCGGCGTTACCCGCGACCGCCACTACGGCTACGGCGACTGGATTGGTAAGAACTTCACCGTGATTGACACGGGCGGCTACGTGCACAATTCGGAAGATATTTTCGAGGGCGAAATCAACAAGCAAGTGAAGCTGGCCATTGAAGAGGCCGACGTGGTGCTCTTCATGGTGGATGCCGACGCCGGCGTGCACGGCCTCGACGAGGAGTTTGCCAACGTGCTGCGCCGCTACCAGGGCCAGAAGCCCATTTACATCGTGGCCAACAAGGCCGACACCAACCTGCGCGCCAACGGCGTGGGCGAGTTCTACTCGCTGGGCCTGGCCGTCGATGAAATCTTCGCCATCAGCAGCCAGAACGGCCACGGCACCGGCGAACTGCTCGACCAGGTGGTGAGCCACTTCGAAGAGCCCGGCGTGGAAGAGCCGGAGTCGGAAATTCCGCGCATTGCCGTGGTGGGCCGCCCCAACGTGGGCAAGTCCAGCCTCGTGAACCTGCTACTGGGCGAAGACCGTAGCATCGTGACCGACATTGCCGGCACCACCCGCGACTCCATCTCGGCCCGCTACAATGCCTTCGGCAACGAGTTTATTCTGGTGGATACGGCCGGTTTGCGCCGCAAGGCCAAGGTGAGCGAGGACATCGAGTTCTACGCCAACATGCGCAGCCTGCGCGCCTTGGAGGAATCCGACGTGTGCATCGTGATGCTGGACGCCACCCGCGGCATCGAGGCCCAGGATGTGAACATCATCACCTTGGCCGACAAGAACCGCAAGGGCATCGTCATCCTCGTGAACAAGTGGGACTTGGTGGAGGACAAGCAGACGAACACCGCCAAGGAGTTCGAGGCGAAAATCATGGAGAAGCTGGCGCCCATTGCGTATCCGCCCGTCATTTTCGTGTCGGTGCTGAATAAGCAGCGCGTGCACAAGGCCATCGAAACGGCCATTGAGGTGTACCAGAACAAGCGCCGTAAAATTCCGACCTCGCAGCTCAATGACGTGATGCTGAAGGAGATTGAGAAGTATGGCCCGCCGGCCATCAAGGGCAAGCTGGTGCGCATCAAGTACGTGACGCAGCTGCCCACGCACAACCCGGTGTTTGCCTTCTTCTGCAACCTGCCGCAGTACGTGACGGCCAGCTACACGCGCTACCTGGAAAACCGCATGCGCGAAAACTTCGATTTCAAGGGCGTGCCGATTGGGATTGTATTCCGGAAGAAGTAA
- a CDS encoding DUF2157 domain-containing protein — translation MSAPPSARYLADLQRRNLLPPEQAASIAAAESTQPFSLHYELRALLYLGITLLAGGLGVLIYQNIDTISHGVIIAVIAALMAACFGYAARHRAPFTWGMIPKTSVGADYLLLLGCLLFVVLEGYVQYQYGLFGSRYGLATAVPALVFLPLAYWFDHRGVLAMGLTALASWVGLTVAPLAVLTENEFWNEHIRGAAIVLGVLLMAAGFYSEHQGRKAHFAFTYLLLGSNLALAALATSLVGTSLYEPLGLSYVVVMLALCAGLYWYARRTQSYWFLVLAAGYAYFATGYVLVELLLLLPSDAVFMAAFFLLPTSAVLVVLFFINIRKIMHGPADAPKPPFSSPQA, via the coding sequence ATGTCCGCACCGCCCTCTGCCCGCTACCTAGCCGACTTGCAGCGGCGCAACCTGCTCCCCCCGGAGCAGGCCGCCTCCATTGCCGCCGCCGAAAGCACCCAACCCTTTTCGCTGCACTACGAGTTGCGGGCCCTGCTGTACCTCGGCATCACGCTGCTGGCCGGGGGCCTGGGTGTGCTGATTTACCAGAACATTGACACCATCAGCCACGGCGTCATCATCGCCGTCATTGCCGCCCTCATGGCGGCGTGCTTCGGCTACGCGGCACGGCATCGGGCGCCTTTCACTTGGGGCATGATTCCCAAAACCTCGGTTGGGGCCGACTACCTGCTGCTACTGGGCTGCCTGCTGTTTGTGGTGCTGGAGGGCTATGTGCAATACCAGTACGGCCTGTTTGGCAGTCGCTACGGATTAGCAACGGCGGTGCCGGCGCTGGTTTTCCTGCCGCTGGCCTATTGGTTCGACCACCGCGGCGTGCTGGCCATGGGCCTAACCGCGCTGGCGTCGTGGGTGGGCCTCACGGTAGCGCCTTTGGCCGTGCTCACCGAAAACGAATTCTGGAACGAGCACATTCGCGGAGCTGCCATTGTGCTGGGTGTCTTACTAATGGCGGCGGGCTTCTATTCTGAGCACCAGGGCCGCAAGGCGCATTTTGCCTTTACCTACCTCTTGCTGGGCAGCAACCTGGCCCTGGCTGCGCTGGCTACTTCGTTGGTTGGTACCAGCCTCTACGAGCCGCTGGGGCTAAGCTATGTGGTGGTGATGTTGGCGCTGTGCGCGGGGCTGTATTGGTACGCCCGGCGTACGCAGTCGTACTGGTTTTTGGTGTTGGCGGCCGGCTACGCCTATTTCGCCACAGGCTACGTGCTGGTAGAGCTATTGCTGCTGCTGCCTTCGGATGCTGTTTTTATGGCGGCCTTTTTCCTGCTCCCAACGTCGGCCGTGCTGGTAGTGCTTTTCTTCATCAACATCCGGAAAATCATGCACGGGCCTGCCGATGCTCCCAAGCCGCCCTTTTCCTCCCCGCAAGCATGA